A stretch of the Thiocystis violascens DSM 198 genome encodes the following:
- a CDS encoding flavodoxin domain-containing protein — translation MPDPCALSETSKDGVRGKTGALFGLGDQSGYPHELADALGLLCEELEARGAHVVGDWPTEGYDFDASKSDRGQGFFCGLVLDEDNQFDLTESRLDAWIERIAPAMLSVIGPRIPAREEADAVG, via the coding sequence ATGCCGGATCCTTGCGCCCTGAGCGAAACGAGCAAGGATGGCGTCCGGGGCAAAACGGGCGCGCTGTTCGGGCTGGGCGATCAATCGGGCTATCCGCATGAACTCGCGGATGCCCTGGGTCTGCTGTGCGAGGAGTTGGAAGCGCGCGGCGCGCATGTGGTGGGGGACTGGCCGACCGAGGGGTATGACTTCGATGCATCCAAGTCCGACCGCGGCCAGGGCTTTTTCTGCGGTCTGGTACTGGACGAGGACAATCAGTTCGATCTGACGGAATCGCGCCTGGATGCCTGGATCGAGCGGATCGCGCCAGCGATGCTGTCCGTCATTGGGCCGAGGATTCCGGCGCGGGAGGAAGCCGACGCCGTCGGTTGA
- a CDS encoding type II secretion system protein GspG yields MNHLGLGVTMLIGSVSAISLDVPEQFLTILEETLLAAQQAVTAGDLHSMSVMLDAGYVMDRRLPDEAGFDAWLNRAFKENSIKDLALDHWGHHYIYQLSENKRTYSLRSVGPDGIAGTVDDLTIHGP; encoded by the coding sequence ATGAATCATCTGGGTTTGGGCGTCACGATGCTCATCGGGTCCGTCTCGGCCATATCGCTGGACGTGCCGGAGCAATTTCTGACGATCCTTGAGGAAACCCTGCTCGCGGCCCAGCAGGCTGTCACGGCGGGCGATCTGCATTCCATGTCCGTGATGCTGGATGCGGGTTATGTGATGGATCGGCGATTGCCGGACGAGGCGGGATTCGATGCCTGGCTGAACCGGGCCTTCAAGGAGAACAGCATCAAGGATCTGGCCCTGGACCATTGGGGACATCATTATATCTACCAACTCTCGGAAAACAAACGCACCTACTCCTTACGCAGCGTCGGCCCGGACGGGATCGCCGGCACGGTGGACGACCTGACGATCCATGGTCCCTGA